The Falco cherrug isolate bFalChe1 chromosome 3, bFalChe1.pri, whole genome shotgun sequence genome segment AGCTCTCCACAAGCACAGTGAATGAGGCTCCTTCAGCCGTGGAAGGAGTTTCCCACAGCTCTTCTGGGCCTCATGCTGAAGGGTTTGGCCAGCTGCTTCCTCGAGTCAGGTAAGTAAGTGTCTACATTTAGAGACACTTCTTCCCAAACTTCACTTTTTTGGAAATCAGTTAAAGATTTATTACCACTGCTTTAAAACTTCTTTCTCCCCTCACAACTACAGAGGATGAGGGTCTGCCAAGTTACTTTATTAATGCCATGTGCCTCATTTGGAAATGACctgtatatttaaaatttccttcttgAGCTATGCTGCTTGTAAGAAATGGCACCGACACAGAAAGGTTGCACCTGCACCCTGGCAGCCACCCACAGCCAGTGGTGTCACTGGTCTTGTAGCAAAGCTGCCAAAGAGCTGCATCCTGCGTTAAACCAACAATGTCCAGAATAAGgtatttagggtttttttgttgcaaaaCGTTTTGAGAAGGCATGGCTGTAAGGGGCTGGAAAAGGTTGGGTTACAGTTTCCACATTATTTacagggggttttgtttgcttggttttggttgttgttggggtttttttttcctttttgatggGACAGGAGAAGGTAACACTCATTTCACCTGTCCGTTAAACTCACAGGAAATGATACTGCGCAAGATTTCATTTGGTTAGGCAGGAGTTGTAGCTGTGAATTTGATCTCATGAATCTCATCCCTGCTGGAACCTGTATTGGGAGAAAGTTTAGAGCATCCACCAAAGGGCTTGAGAAAAGGAGGAGTGCAGAATCTGAGCCGTTTTGCGGCTGCAGCACTTGGCCTTTTGGCAGCCCGGGTACGTGGAAGGTTTAATTAAGCAGTTCAGCAGCCACAggtgcagctgaaaaaaaccagcccagGCTGGTACCGCCGGCGCTCAAATGCCCACAGCAAGTCAGAGCACAGAGTTTAacaaagctaaaaagaaaaatcctttcacTTACCAGCAAGTTCTTCAGCCGCTAAGAGCAGGGTGGCCACAGACTGAATCAGTGCAATGGACTGCCCCAGGTGAGTGCAGTGATGAGCAAAGTACTGCTACAGGGATCCAGGACCAGGGAGAGGCACGAGCCCGGGCACAGGCGGGAcacggggcaggcagggcctgTCCAGCAGCCACAGCGCTGGCTTACAAGAGCCGATGTCTCTCCCTAGGAGCGTGTTGGCAGGTTTTTTTGACTCTCTCCAAACTTGCATCTCCTCATCTGCATGTCCCATTCCCCAGTCAGCCCCCAAGTGTTGTTCCTAGGCGTTGAATGAAAATATCGGTGCACTCCTGCATCTTCTTGGGCGGAGGAGAAAACCAGGTAAATCACCCCTTcaactttttccccctttgcctttccctgtgAAACCCGGTGCCGTGAGGTGCGGAAGCACCTGGACAGGTGTgtccccccgcagccctgcTCCACAGCTGCCTTATCCCAGTCCAGGAATCTCCCAGGAGCCAGCATCGTGCTGGCACTGCCGCAGCCCCATAGCACCCCGAGGGCAGAGGAGGGCTCTGTAGGCTCTGCAAGACCAGACCAGCTTCGCTGGGCTCCCAGCCCCGCTGTCCCAAAAACTCCTGCGCCTCTGGCTGGGTTGCCAGAGATGAGCATGCCAGGAGGAGGACGGGGAGGATTAAAGCCAGGCTGTGGCATTGTCCCCTTTCCTCACCTTCGCTGAGTGGCCTGTCCCCTATTTACGAGGAAAAACTAGCCAGAACTACAGTGTGAGTAAGTCCTGTCCCTGAAGGGCTCAGGGTCCTGGTGCTTCTCTGGGATTGACAGCTGGCACtccggagcaatttaaaattttgtctttacTCTATGAAGGTTTCTTAGAGAAAGGTTTCTTGTCCTTTCTCGCCAGGTTTAAATGCTCCTCCATTAGATTTGGAGCAGGAACCTCAAAcaggttttaaagaaattattctgaaattcaGATGCTCAAAATGTTTCTTACTGCTCTTTAAACTTACTGGATCCCAGAGAGAAGCCATGATTCTGTACAGGGTCAGGTACTCGGCAGGACACGAAGGGAATCAAGGGCGTGTCTCTGCTTCACTGTTCATGAAATTATTCATGCAGATGGGAACAGATTCAGCTGCCGAGATGTCAGACAAATCCACCCCAGGAGAGTAGAGCATGGATATCATCCTGCCTTCAGCCCAGTGCTTTGGTAAGCAACAAGTATCACTTACATGCTCCTGGACGCTTCATTGCTGGTGTAGTACCACCGTTGGGCTTCACACCCTGTATAGCACATGGGGAAACCCCCTGAAATGTGCTCCTGAAATCAAACATCTCGGGCTCAGCCACAAACCCAGCCAACTCACCTTCCAGGGGATGGCTCTCTCCGCTTGGTTTTGGCAGGGACAGGTGTTGACAGGTCTGACCACGAGCTCTGAACACGCCTCCAGGTCCTGAAGACACAGCAAGCAAAGCTGCACCCTCTGTGATGAGGCTTAGGTGTGACACGGGTGGCAGACATCGAGGCTTACACAGGGTTTCCATGCCCAGCAGGTGGCCATTTACTCAGGGATTTTGTGAATCTAATTGCCACACGGCAGGGTGCCCAGTGGGGGCCAGGTGGTCTGGCTGGGAATTGCCGCTCTTTTTTGGAGTAACACATGATGGGCATTAAATGAGACTGTTAAGGCTGGCACAGTTGCACGCCAACACTGTCTGATGACCAGCTGTCCTTTGGGGATAAGGACTTCAGTGACCTGAAAGTGTAACACAGTTCCACGCACAAACGGTTAAATGAGATGCTTTCCAAGACAAATCGTGACTTTATCACTATGACAGGTGAGATGATGTATCGCCTTCCAGCAACCAGCGGACCCTGTTGCAGAGCAAGGGGGAGAAAGAGCTGATGTCAGACCACCCTGCACTTCTGAACTACCTTCCCATGCTTCATGCACCCACCTCTCTGTATTTTATGCGGAGAGAAAGCCCAGGAGCACCACGTGATGGCCTCAGTTCTCTGCCAGACAGCCGGGCCTAGGGCAGGTGGCACAGTCGTACAATGTGAATATACCCCAGTGCTAGAGGGCAGAAAATAACATGCAAAactgggtttgggtttcttattttttgacaatgtggaaaagggaaattatttgcactgaagaacaaaaaaaaagcaacaacttcTTGTGTCATTGTCAAGTTCAGCGCTTCATGCACATGAAGATAGAGGTGGTGTGGTCCAACGCCTCACGAGCAAAGCAAATCGAGTTTATTTAAACATGATGTCTCACGGGGGTTAACTGCAGCACTGGAGTTAAAAGCGAAGCCAAGCCTCTCCATGCAAACCTTACCTGCCAGATGCAAAACCTCACCTGCACTTACCCTGATCCCACAAGCCTTCCCAGGAGGAGCTTACGGCCGAAGGGAGAGCATGTACCAGTCCTGTCCCAACTATTTCTGTTAAGATACACAGCCCTTTGACAAACAGCTGCGTTACTGCAACAGCTGCGGTAGCGGCAGATGGAGCCCTGCCCGGGGAGAGGCGGCGGGCCCGGCATGACCGGCACGTACCCAGGGTCCCCAGAAAGCCACCTCcgagcagcaggagcagcacggcagccagggcacagctccACGCCAGCAGTGTCAGCTGAGTGCGGGGCTGAAAAGGCAGTGGCTGGGCTAGTCCTACCGAAGCGTCATAAATCCAGCTGGGTCCGctggaagaaaagtaaataaatcttaaaatataattttttaaggTTGGtttctgggtgggttttttttttgctgctttcataATTCAGTTAATGGAGCACCTGGGGGATGAAGCCAGGGGTTTAAAAACTCTTACGTAACTAGAAAACTTATGCATGTcacatatttgaaattaaaatattttcatttctctggtACTTGCCATGTTAATAGTAGTAGTTTATTGGATTGGatgtggggggttggggggaatGTACTTACCGTAAATTTTTAAAGAGGCTTAACTTCACGCAGAGAGCGTGAGGCAGCTAAAGATGCCTTAGAAACCCCTTTCCCACCAGAGTGTCCCCCAAGAAGTCCAAGCGGCCACCCTTGtcactggggggtggggtggggggatgcgCAGCCCACTGGggtgcagctgcctgtgctccagcGGCAGGCGCGAGGCCTCGCGAGGGCGCTAGGGCGATACACAGACACGCGTGGGGCAGGCAGCATCTTTTCCGTATCGCTCCATCCAAGGCGCCGCTGGGgaagcggggtggggggggatgCAGCGTGGGGcggggtggggtgtggggtgcGTGTGTAAAATAAGCCTTTTCCGCAAGATTTTCCGCTGGCCCCTGTGGAAATAAGCCAGGGAAAGGGGAAATTAACGCTCAGCCGGAGTGTcgctggggcagtgggggggCCGGGACCGGCGCCGCAGCAGCCCGCACggtcccgtcccgtcccgtcccccccgGGCCGGCCGCGGCCACCCTCCGCCGGGAGGCGGCAGCTCTCCGCGGCGGGAGCCCTGCCTCCGCGGCCGCGCACCCCACCCGCTCCCGCCCCCGGGTCCCCGGGGGTGCCGGGAACACTCGTTCCCCGTCATTGGGGCAGGAGGCGGGGCCGGCGCCGTATAAGAAGGGACCGAGCGGGCGTTTCGCTCCCAGGTCCAGAGACGCCTTGTCCCATCCCCGCCTCCCACCGCCGAGCGCGGCGTGACCCGAGCCCGGATCGGCCCCCTCGGCGAGGCGAGGCGGCGGGACGGCAGCGGGAGCACCGGTACCGCCAGTCCCACCgccggcagcagcggcagcgcAGTAGCAGCGGccccggcagcggcagcggctCCGCTCCCCACCTGCCCGCGGCGGAGGCTGGAGCTGCGATCGCCGCGGAGCGGCGGCTGGTGCCCGCGGCCCGGAGCCCCTGCGCCGCGGCCGTGCGGCGCCGCGTCCCGCTCGCCGATGAGCGCCGCCACTCTCTACAGCCTGGAGTCCCCGGCATGTTATAAGAGCTGGTGCCTGGAGCCCGCCAACTTCTACGACGCCAAGgtgggcagcggcggcgggccgggTCCCGCCTGCAAGccggggggccgcggcggcTGCGGGATGAGCGGCGaggaggcggggggcggcctGGGGGGCAGCGGCACCAACCTGGCGGAGCTgagcgccgccgccccggccaTGTACGAGGACGAGAGCGCCATCGACTTCAGCTCCTACATTGACTCCATGTCGGCCGTGCCCAACCTGGAGCTCTGCAACGACGAGCTCTTCGCCGACCTCTTCAACAGCAACCACAAGCCCGAGCGGGGCGGGGACTACGGCGAGTACTTGCcgccgggcggcggcgccggccGCGACCCCGCCAAGGACCTCGGCGCTGCCATGACCACCCTGCTGGGCGCCGAGCCCCGcaccgcctcctcctcctcctcctcctcctcctcctcttcctcctcctcctcctcctcccgcgGCGCCCTGAAGCAGGAGCCGGACTGGAGCGACAGCGACCTCTCCTCCTCGCTGCTGCCCTCGCAGATCGCCACCTGCGCGCAGACCATCATGAACCTGAGCGGGCAGCCCACGCCGCCCACCTCCCCCGAGCCGCCgggcagcagctccccctccagctgcagcacccgctccccgggccccgccggccccggctcGGCGCAGGGCGCCCCGCCACCGCCGGCCGCCGGCGGGAAGGAGCGCGGCGGCAAGAAGTGCGTGGACAGGTTTAGCCCCGAGTACCGGCAGCGCCGGGAGCGCAACAACATCGCGGTGCGCAAGAGCCGCGACAAGGCGAAGCGGCGCAACCAGGAGatgcagcagaagctgctggagctCTCGGCCGAGAACGAGAAGCTGCACAAGAAGATCGAGCAACTCACCCGAGACTTGACCAGCCTCCGGCACTTCTTCAAGCAGCTGCCCAGCGCCTCCTTCCTGCAGCCCGGCTCGGGCACCGACTGCCGGTAACCGGGGGGGAGCGGGACGGAGAGACGGACTCCGGGAGACCGTGGATAAATACCTCAGAGGGCCGAGCCGTGGCCGGGCCGAGCCCTGACGAGCCgtggccgggacgggccgcggcgccccgggccgggccgggcgcgggggaGGAGGCGCGGAGCCGCGGCGGGACCTGCCGGCGCTCGCTGAGCGTTGTAGCGGCGTGGGGCGATGCCTGGGTCTTTCACCACgaaacttgcaaaaaaaaaaaaaaaaaaaaaagaaaaagctaaatattatttttttcttctctccccttaaattatttttgtaatggtAGTTTTCGTCTTTTCTACATTTTACTCCTACCGACGCAGCTATGGTACATCTGTTAAAATGATTCAAACCCCCATGTATTTTAGACAGCCtataggatgaaaaaaaaaaaaacccaagactGAGCATGCTCGACCTTTTATATCaatttttacagcatttctaAGAATAAAAACCCCCAGCATTTTAAATCAACCCTGCTCTCGTTTGCTCTGTCTCTGGAAGGCGGCGGGGCCGTCGCGGCTCCCGCAGGCGCCGCCAGCCcgggccgcgggggcgggggggctcgGCGCTGCGGACAGGCCGGCGGCGAGCGGCGCTGCGGTtcggttgggtttttttttcctgaagcagccTAAGGGCGATGAGGGAATAACTCAGACTCTCGCACGTGGTCGTTGCAAGACAGTCTGCGCTCCGCGGAGCTGCTGCGCCGAAACGCTGAGTCAGTTGTCGCCGCTGAGCTCGCTGCTGGCGCCGGGCAGCGGCTGCACGGCAAGAGGGGCTGCTCGTCGGCCGGGACCTTCCAGAAACCTTGTAAGTATACATGGACACAAAAGCCGTTAGTTAAAAttcctgttaaaaaagaaaaccgCCCTGGAAGTGGTTTCCATTCCAGCCAATGCAAAACTGCACCTACACTGGCAACGGGCTCCACAGCCTGAACCAGCCGTAGTCCCGTTGGAGATGCTCTTGCAGCCATGCAGTGCAGCCCGCTGCAGGCTAACGGGGTGCAGGAGCTGGCCACTTCCACTGATCGCGGCTAGTGAAAGCGAGAGCAGGCAACCGCCCTGATCACTGCCTGGGTGAATGTGTTATGGAAGGTTAAGCAACTTGTCCAGATTTTGTGCGCGCCCAAAGATGATGGCACCTGTAGGGCACTGGTGGGAAAATGGTGTGACACCATGGTGTGGCATGGTGAGCACATCCAACAGCCAGCACTTTCCAAGAGGGAGGCACCTTCCTGGTTTCAAAGGGGCCACCCTGGTCACACACAGGGCAGTACCCTCTGCGCAGGAATGGGCTGACGTCCCCTTTGTCCTTACAGAGAGGCAGGTAAGGGACTTGAAACACTtcaggaggaggggggaaatcGGGGGGATTCAAAAGCTGGGTCATTCCTTTCGTAATTGTGAAGTATCTAAGACCTTCCACTATCTGCCTCAGCTGTGGGAGCAATCAGTGTAGCAACAAGTTTGCTGTTCCTTTATGGCTGGGTAGCCACATACTGGACCTGTGCGAAACCATTAATTCCTCTTCCTCTAACCTGTAAGGGTTTCTTGAATACCatgaaaggggaaggggaaaaaaaaaaaaatctaatctCTGACTGAGCTATTACGTTAATTCTTGCATCTCAAACAATGCGCACACAGGAAGATTCTGATATTATTTATCAGATCTGTAATCCATGTCTCTGTACAGTCAGGGTGAGAACAGTTAACGTGGCCTACAAAGCAGTTTGCTCTTACCCACTTCGTGGGAAGCTACAGATAACACAGTGCTTCTATGCTGAGAGACCAATTAGCTGTAAAACATTAACGCTTCCAAACAGAAGCTTTGTTCAAATCTCTGTCTTTGTAACATTTATTGCAAGGCAATAACACGTTACAACTCCGAACTCGCACA includes the following:
- the CEBPD gene encoding CCAAT/enhancer-binding protein delta, coding for MSAATLYSLESPACYKSWCLEPANFYDAKVGSGGGPGPACKPGGRGGCGMSGEEAGGGLGGSGTNLAELSAAAPAMYEDESAIDFSSYIDSMSAVPNLELCNDELFADLFNSNHKPERGGDYGEYLPPGGGAGRDPAKDLGAAMTTLLGAEPRTASSSSSSSSSSSSSSSSSRGALKQEPDWSDSDLSSSLLPSQIATCAQTIMNLSGQPTPPTSPEPPGSSSPSSCSTRSPGPAGPGSAQGAPPPPAAGGKERGGKKCVDRFSPEYRQRRERNNIAVRKSRDKAKRRNQEMQQKLLELSAENEKLHKKIEQLTRDLTSLRHFFKQLPSASFLQPGSGTDCR